The Bombus fervidus isolate BK054 chromosome 1, iyBomFerv1, whole genome shotgun sequence genome includes a window with the following:
- the LOC139986126 gene encoding tyrosine-protein phosphatase 10D-like isoform X2: MVRKKRLKVLIYALQIIYVLSENNFIDHRHIGQNETVNTSMKIVSFDLNAEYVVSSELNNSMSIKEFLDEATEFEQNELLPNDYLKSNDTNISILDTTNNDFVQKFEHISISSNELKDNQILSEDILVACNEKDRKNVQNLTIDLVATEWIFLSWEPPCDNITSELFYTIDICLDSNQLCFSGNRTIVKDVQYNATNLEPCNNYTFIVKAIDKDLNSTGVIVTGATSSNITEIGDIQKLVAHTAFSTIKLSWKSPGDHPTCVNHYLIEQCLKNICNNASITTEEYISSNLEPCEEYFFIIRAVSINNKQSNGVDITLKTNSPKSSKPQNPTVEANAFSLVIHWEPPEIGAKCIKYYRVTIDPQPKTEQVTGINVTISDLYACTPYYISINAVDEDNNDGEIFSFETRTASTVSKSPILNMKEPIVTTNDIMLSWKIEKGNSNCTLTSLKAMCNATMTNGHGYEIKNGQAEVHIDSHIEDEYFTNSIIKNVSPFTTYICWAYVLNEAGNSELSKLISVTTSEDIPSAPFLNVTNITYSQFIFVWEPPSYLAGNLHEFELVFEGEICFYVPDWCKPVTFKTIKHFNGSTFIFEYLNATAFTYYTAKIKARTSAGWGNYNNDLVLFKTPAGVPGMVSNFSYSIVNNENNKNVLNTILTWGIPCSLNGILEYFNVFVDGIRTNYEPHSFTLKFLSNDVKNDTIITNLNELKAEYNYIIKVVTKVQGVQDFGIPAFKNISYPAGIPPQPDEDYIKSITIDPASARRTTTTATLLLPLFPNTNGDIIYYSIIVSKMNYNIPSSIRFNITNNTNHILWPNISSWKEAMLQDFTIPYQATRLCWNPYPNSVANYGDMEAVKYTLGENTNCKEISSNTNKRIYCNGPLKPNTWYHVRMRAFTRGGYSDSTTFLIKTNAEIDIVLVSGVVFGILFLGILSTIMLLFRKCSIRAILRRFLHSDMSGSPVPTPFSKKKFIAHCQQFIDNPGKLSNEFQLLQTLSIDLQMPTNTACLQANKKKNRYSDILPYDFSRVKLEVIENDPNTDYINASFIKGYSGENEYIACQGPKEETTFDFWRMIEQYDINVIIMLTELVEKDKEKCHQYFPTIRETFKYENMTIKCISELDYRSYTQRTLVLQKENKKRNITHLHFKEWPDHDVPENFEPIIHFCQIVHRNVTANKGYIVIHCSAGIGRTGTLIAIDIILQHLRDNKKLDVFGTVYRLRRDRINMVQKESQYAYIYNCTKQVLKNPYCLKNYKPPPMNPVYENTSRKIRIVPSSNINLH, from the exons ATGGTACGAAAAAAACGATTGAAAGTGTTGATTTACGCACTACAGATCATCTATGTGCTtagtgaaaataattttatcgatcaTCGACACATCGGACAAAATGAAACAGTAAACACTTCGATGAAAATTGTATCGTTTGATCTCAATGCTGAATATGTAGTATCTTCAGAACTAAATAATTCTATGAGCATAAAAGAGTTTCTAGACGAAGCTACGGAATTCGAACAAAATGAGCTCCTGCCGAATGATTACCTGAAAAGCAACGATACTAATATATCGATTCTCGATACAACGAACAATGACTTCGTTCAAAAATTCGAgcatatttctatttcatctAACGAATTGAAAGATAACCAAATTTTATCGGAAGATATATTAGTGGCATGTAACGAAAAAG ATcgaaaaaatgtacaaaatctAACGATTGATCTAGTTGCTACAGAATGGATATTTCTTTCCTGGGAACCTCCTTGTGATAATATAACAAGTGAATTGTTTTATACTATCGATATATGTTTGGACTCGAATCAACTATGTTTTTCAGGAAATAGAACCATAGTAAAAGATGTACAATACAATGCCACTAATCTAGAACCATGCAacaattatacatttattgtaAAAGCCATTGACAAAGATTTAAACTCGACTGGAGTTATTGTAACAGGAGCGACGAGTTctaata TTACTGAAATTGGAGATATTCAAAAATTAGTTGCGCATACTGCTTTTAGTACAATTAAATTAAGCTGGAAATCACCAGGAGATCATCCAACATGTGTAAATCATTATTTAATTGAACAATgccttaaaaatatttgtaataatgcCTCAATTACAACTGAAGAAtatatttcatcaaatttaGAACCATGTGaggaatatttctttataattagAGCAGTTTCAATAAACAACAAACAATCTAATGGTGTtgatattacattaaaaacaAACTCTCCAA aatCTAGTAAACCTCAAAACCCAACTGTGGAAGCTAATGCATTTTCTTTAGTTATTCATTGGGAACCACCAGAAATTGGAGCTAAATGTATTAAGTATTACCGTGTTACTATTGATCCACAGCCAAAAACAGAACAAGTAACTGGAATAAATGTAACAATAAGTGACTTGTATGCATGCACtccatattatatttctattaatgcAGTAGATGAAGACAATAATGATGGGGAAATTTTCAGTTTTGAAACAAGAACAGCATCAACag TATCAAAATCAccaatattaaatatgaaagaacCAATTGTTACAACGAATGACATAATGCTTTCATGGAAGATTGAGAAAGGCAACAGTAACTGTACTTTAACATCTTTAAAAGCTATGTGTAATGCTACAATGACAAACGGTCATGGTTATGAAATTAAGAATGGGCAAGCTGAAGTACATATAGATTCTCATATTGAagatgaatattttacaaattcaatAATAAAGAATGTCAGTCCATttactacatatatatgttGGGCATATGTTCTTAATGAAGCAGGAAATAGTgaattaagtaaattaataaGTGTAACAACATCAGAAGATA tACCATCCGCGCCTTTTCTCAATGTTACAAATATAACATATTCACAGTTTATATTTGTTTGGGAACCACCATCATATTTAGCAGGGAATTTACATGAATTTGAACTTGTATTTGAAGGAGAAATATGTTTCTATGTGCCTGATTGGTGCAAACCAGTAACCTTTAAAAccattaaacattttaatggATCTACGttcatttttgaatatttaaatgcaACAGCATTTACATATTACACAGCAAAAATCAAAGCAAGAACCTCTGCAGGCTGGGGAAATTATAACAATGACTTAGTGTTATTTAAAACACCAGCTGGAG ttcCAGGGATGGTATCCAACTTTTCATATTCAATTGtaaacaatgaaaataataaaaatgttttgaatACCATTTTGACCTGGGGCATTCCATGTTCTTTAAATGgaatattggaatattttaatgtatttgtAGATGGGATTAGAACTAATTATGAACCACAttcttttacattaaaatttttatcaaatgatGTTAAAAATGATACGATCATAACAAATTTGAACGAGTTAAAAgcagaatataattatatcattaaaGTGGTAACAAAGGTTCAGGGAGTCCAAGATTTTGGAATACcagcatttaaaaatatttcatatcctGCTGGTA ttcCACCTCAACCTGATGAAGATTATATAAAATCTATAACTATAGATCCAGCTAGTGCACGAAGAACTACAACAACAGCTACACTTTTACTTCCCTTATTCCCTAATACAAATggtgatattatttattattctattatagtTTCAAAAATGAACTATAATATTCCATCAAGTATTAGatttaatataacgaataatacgAATCATATATTATGGCCAAATATATCTTCTTGGAAAGAAGCTATGCTACAAGACTTTACAATACCTTATCAAGCTACTAGACTATGTTGGAATCCTTATC CTAATTCTGTTGCTAATTATGGCGATATGGAAGCAGTCAAGTATACACTTGGCGAaaatacaaattgtaaagaaatTTCGTCTAATAccaataaaagaatttattgtaATGGTCCTCTTAAACCAAATACATGGTATCATGTTAGAATGCGGGCATTTACTCGTGGTGGATATTCTGATTCtacaacatttttaataaaaacca atGCTGAAATAGATATCGTACTTGTTAGTGGAGTTgtttttggtattttattcttgggaattttatcaacaataatgttattatttcGCAAATGTTCAATTCGTGC AATATTACGACGATTTCTACATTCTGACATGTCTGGATCACCAGTTCCTACACCTTtttcaaaaaagaaatttatagcTCATTGTCAACAATTTATTGATAATCCTGGAAAATTAAGCAATGAATTTCAGTTACTTCAAACTCTTAGTATTGATTTACAGATGCCAACCAATACTGCTTGTTTACAAGCcaataagaagaaaaacagatattctgatattttaccat atgATTTTTCAAGAGTTAAACTGGAAGTAATTGAAAATGATCCTAATACTGACTACATCAATGCATCTTTTATTAAG GGCTATAGTGGCGAAAATGAATATATAGCTTGTCAAGGaccaaaagaagaaacaacatTTGATTTTTGGAGAATGATAGAGCAATATGACATCAATGTGATAATTATGTTGACTGAGTTAGTTGAAAAAGATAAA GAGAAATGTCATCAATATTTTCCAACGATTAGAGAAACTTTTAAGTATGAAAATATGACTATAAAATGTATAAGTGAATTAGATTATAGATCTTATACACAAAGAACGCTAGTATTACAAAAG gagaacaaaaaacgaaatataacACATTTACATTTCAAAGAATGGCCAGATCATGATGTCCCAGAGAATTTTGAACCAATAATCCATTTTTGCCAGATTGTACATCGTAATGTTACTGCTAATAAAGGATATATTGTAATTCATTGcag tGCAGGAATTGGTAGAACTGGCACTTTAATAGCAatagatataattttacaacatcttcgagataataaaaaattggatGTGTTTGGAACAGTATATAGATTACGACGTGATAGAATAAATATGGTGCAAAAAGAA agtCAGTATGCTTACATATACAATTGTACAAAGCAAGTATTAAAAAATCCCTATTGTTTAAAGAATT AtaaaccaccacctatgaatcCAGTGTATGAAAATACCTCCAGGAAAATAAGAATAGTACCGAGTTCAAATATAAATCTACACTAG
- the LOC139986126 gene encoding tyrosine-protein phosphatase 10D-like isoform X1, with protein sequence MVRKKRLKVLIYALQIIYVLSENNFIDHRHIGQNETVNTSMKIVSFDLNAEYVVSSELNNSMSIKEFLDEATEFEQNELLPNDYLKSNDTNISILDTTNNDFVQKFEHISISSNELKDNQILSEDILVACNEKDRKNVQNLTIDLVATEWIFLSWEPPCDNITSELFYTIDICLDSNQLCFSGNRTIVKDVQYNATNLEPCNNYTFIVKAIDKDLNSTGVIVTGATSSNITEIGDIQKLVAHTAFSTIKLSWKSPGDHPTCVNHYLIEQCLKNICNNASITTEEYISSNLEPCEEYFFIIRAVSINNKQSNGVDITLKTNSPKSSKPQNPTVEANAFSLVIHWEPPEIGAKCIKYYRVTIDPQPKTEQVTGINVTISDLYACTPYYISINAVDEDNNDGEIFSFETRTASTVSKSPILNMKEPIVTTNDIMLSWKIEKGNSNCTLTSLKAMCNATMTNGHGYEIKNGQAEVHIDSHIEDEYFTNSIIKNVSPFTTYICWAYVLNEAGNSELSKLISVTTSEDIPSAPFLNVTNITYSQFIFVWEPPSYLAGNLHEFELVFEGEICFYVPDWCKPVTFKTIKHFNGSTFIFEYLNATAFTYYTAKIKARTSAGWGNYNNDLVLFKTPAGVPGMVSNFSYSIVNNENNKNVLNTILTWGIPCSLNGILEYFNVFVDGIRTNYEPHSFTLKFLSNDVKNDTIITNLNELKAEYNYIIKVVTKVQGVQDFGIPAFKNISYPAGIPPQPDEDYIKSITIDPASARRTTTTATLLLPLFPNTNGDIIYYSIIVSKMNYNIPSSIRFNITNNTNHILWPNISSWKEAMLQDFTIPYQATRLCWNPYPNSVANYGDMEAVKYTLGENTNCKEISSNTNKRIYCNGPLKPNTWYHVRMRAFTRGGYSDSTTFLIKTNAEIDIVLVSGVVFGILFLGILSTIMLLFRKCSIRAILRRFLHSDMSGSPVPTPFSKKKFIAHCQQFIDNPGKLSNEFQLLQTLSIDLQMPTNTACLQANKKKNRYSDILPYDFSRVKLEVIENDPNTDYINASFIKGYSGENEYIACQGPKEETTFDFWRMIEQYDINVIIMLTELVEKDKEKCHQYFPTIRETFKYENMTIKCISELDYRSYTQRTLVLQKENKKRNITHLHFKEWPDHDVPENFEPIIHFCQIVHRNVTANKGYIVIHCSAGIGRTGTLIAIDIILQHLRDNKKLDVFGTVYRLRRDRINMVQKEVRKSKIFYINININYVLINCISTESGRITRKNRRDSLWKNKEKYRIKSFYSRV encoded by the exons ATGGTACGAAAAAAACGATTGAAAGTGTTGATTTACGCACTACAGATCATCTATGTGCTtagtgaaaataattttatcgatcaTCGACACATCGGACAAAATGAAACAGTAAACACTTCGATGAAAATTGTATCGTTTGATCTCAATGCTGAATATGTAGTATCTTCAGAACTAAATAATTCTATGAGCATAAAAGAGTTTCTAGACGAAGCTACGGAATTCGAACAAAATGAGCTCCTGCCGAATGATTACCTGAAAAGCAACGATACTAATATATCGATTCTCGATACAACGAACAATGACTTCGTTCAAAAATTCGAgcatatttctatttcatctAACGAATTGAAAGATAACCAAATTTTATCGGAAGATATATTAGTGGCATGTAACGAAAAAG ATcgaaaaaatgtacaaaatctAACGATTGATCTAGTTGCTACAGAATGGATATTTCTTTCCTGGGAACCTCCTTGTGATAATATAACAAGTGAATTGTTTTATACTATCGATATATGTTTGGACTCGAATCAACTATGTTTTTCAGGAAATAGAACCATAGTAAAAGATGTACAATACAATGCCACTAATCTAGAACCATGCAacaattatacatttattgtaAAAGCCATTGACAAAGATTTAAACTCGACTGGAGTTATTGTAACAGGAGCGACGAGTTctaata TTACTGAAATTGGAGATATTCAAAAATTAGTTGCGCATACTGCTTTTAGTACAATTAAATTAAGCTGGAAATCACCAGGAGATCATCCAACATGTGTAAATCATTATTTAATTGAACAATgccttaaaaatatttgtaataatgcCTCAATTACAACTGAAGAAtatatttcatcaaatttaGAACCATGTGaggaatatttctttataattagAGCAGTTTCAATAAACAACAAACAATCTAATGGTGTtgatattacattaaaaacaAACTCTCCAA aatCTAGTAAACCTCAAAACCCAACTGTGGAAGCTAATGCATTTTCTTTAGTTATTCATTGGGAACCACCAGAAATTGGAGCTAAATGTATTAAGTATTACCGTGTTACTATTGATCCACAGCCAAAAACAGAACAAGTAACTGGAATAAATGTAACAATAAGTGACTTGTATGCATGCACtccatattatatttctattaatgcAGTAGATGAAGACAATAATGATGGGGAAATTTTCAGTTTTGAAACAAGAACAGCATCAACag TATCAAAATCAccaatattaaatatgaaagaacCAATTGTTACAACGAATGACATAATGCTTTCATGGAAGATTGAGAAAGGCAACAGTAACTGTACTTTAACATCTTTAAAAGCTATGTGTAATGCTACAATGACAAACGGTCATGGTTATGAAATTAAGAATGGGCAAGCTGAAGTACATATAGATTCTCATATTGAagatgaatattttacaaattcaatAATAAAGAATGTCAGTCCATttactacatatatatgttGGGCATATGTTCTTAATGAAGCAGGAAATAGTgaattaagtaaattaataaGTGTAACAACATCAGAAGATA tACCATCCGCGCCTTTTCTCAATGTTACAAATATAACATATTCACAGTTTATATTTGTTTGGGAACCACCATCATATTTAGCAGGGAATTTACATGAATTTGAACTTGTATTTGAAGGAGAAATATGTTTCTATGTGCCTGATTGGTGCAAACCAGTAACCTTTAAAAccattaaacattttaatggATCTACGttcatttttgaatatttaaatgcaACAGCATTTACATATTACACAGCAAAAATCAAAGCAAGAACCTCTGCAGGCTGGGGAAATTATAACAATGACTTAGTGTTATTTAAAACACCAGCTGGAG ttcCAGGGATGGTATCCAACTTTTCATATTCAATTGtaaacaatgaaaataataaaaatgttttgaatACCATTTTGACCTGGGGCATTCCATGTTCTTTAAATGgaatattggaatattttaatgtatttgtAGATGGGATTAGAACTAATTATGAACCACAttcttttacattaaaatttttatcaaatgatGTTAAAAATGATACGATCATAACAAATTTGAACGAGTTAAAAgcagaatataattatatcattaaaGTGGTAACAAAGGTTCAGGGAGTCCAAGATTTTGGAATACcagcatttaaaaatatttcatatcctGCTGGTA ttcCACCTCAACCTGATGAAGATTATATAAAATCTATAACTATAGATCCAGCTAGTGCACGAAGAACTACAACAACAGCTACACTTTTACTTCCCTTATTCCCTAATACAAATggtgatattatttattattctattatagtTTCAAAAATGAACTATAATATTCCATCAAGTATTAGatttaatataacgaataatacgAATCATATATTATGGCCAAATATATCTTCTTGGAAAGAAGCTATGCTACAAGACTTTACAATACCTTATCAAGCTACTAGACTATGTTGGAATCCTTATC CTAATTCTGTTGCTAATTATGGCGATATGGAAGCAGTCAAGTATACACTTGGCGAaaatacaaattgtaaagaaatTTCGTCTAATAccaataaaagaatttattgtaATGGTCCTCTTAAACCAAATACATGGTATCATGTTAGAATGCGGGCATTTACTCGTGGTGGATATTCTGATTCtacaacatttttaataaaaacca atGCTGAAATAGATATCGTACTTGTTAGTGGAGTTgtttttggtattttattcttgggaattttatcaacaataatgttattatttcGCAAATGTTCAATTCGTGC AATATTACGACGATTTCTACATTCTGACATGTCTGGATCACCAGTTCCTACACCTTtttcaaaaaagaaatttatagcTCATTGTCAACAATTTATTGATAATCCTGGAAAATTAAGCAATGAATTTCAGTTACTTCAAACTCTTAGTATTGATTTACAGATGCCAACCAATACTGCTTGTTTACAAGCcaataagaagaaaaacagatattctgatattttaccat atgATTTTTCAAGAGTTAAACTGGAAGTAATTGAAAATGATCCTAATACTGACTACATCAATGCATCTTTTATTAAG GGCTATAGTGGCGAAAATGAATATATAGCTTGTCAAGGaccaaaagaagaaacaacatTTGATTTTTGGAGAATGATAGAGCAATATGACATCAATGTGATAATTATGTTGACTGAGTTAGTTGAAAAAGATAAA GAGAAATGTCATCAATATTTTCCAACGATTAGAGAAACTTTTAAGTATGAAAATATGACTATAAAATGTATAAGTGAATTAGATTATAGATCTTATACACAAAGAACGCTAGTATTACAAAAG gagaacaaaaaacgaaatataacACATTTACATTTCAAAGAATGGCCAGATCATGATGTCCCAGAGAATTTTGAACCAATAATCCATTTTTGCCAGATTGTACATCGTAATGTTACTGCTAATAAAGGATATATTGTAATTCATTGcag tGCAGGAATTGGTAGAACTGGCACTTTAATAGCAatagatataattttacaacatcttcgagataataaaaaattggatGTGTTTGGAACAGTATATAGATTACGACGTGATAGAATAAATATGGTGCAAAAAGAAGTAAGAAAATCTAAgatcttttatattaatattaatataaattatgtactCATAAATTGTATATCTACAGAATCCGGCCGAATAACACGCAAAAATAGGCGTGATTCCTTGtggaaaaataaggaaaaatatagaataaaatctttttattctcgagtttga